A region of Chitinophaga horti DNA encodes the following proteins:
- a CDS encoding helix-turn-helix transcriptional regulator, which translates to MYNHTTLNTANHQPDVIVRTPFFSIFTLGELQEQLLTDAGQTHRHDFVEVLWLTNGGGQLIVNLHAYELTPARLYGVAPGQLHQLSLSDDAAGKILRFNEAFLYTGDVEPGIGYRSDFYQLLQKASDYKLEEETAAELEDLISKLSAEHNSDKPYRAEMMRRYLKIFFVHIAREQAGNHTTETYAINNRLADKFISLLDKHYATTKTVAEYAAMLFVTPNYLSWTVKKSTGFSARHHIRERIIQEAQCKAASQDCSMKEIAWALGFSDIGHFSKYFKNASGTNFSDFKKSHMAMA; encoded by the coding sequence ATGTACAACCACACTACCCTTAACACTGCGAATCACCAGCCTGACGTTATCGTACGCACCCCATTCTTTTCTATCTTCACACTCGGCGAGCTGCAGGAACAGTTACTTACAGATGCCGGCCAAACGCATCGCCACGATTTTGTAGAGGTGTTATGGCTCACCAATGGCGGCGGACAACTCATCGTAAATCTGCATGCTTACGAACTTACACCGGCCCGACTGTACGGTGTTGCGCCCGGGCAATTACACCAGCTGTCCCTCTCTGATGATGCAGCAGGCAAGATCCTCCGGTTTAACGAAGCTTTCCTTTACACCGGCGATGTGGAACCAGGCATCGGTTACCGCTCTGATTTTTACCAGTTGCTGCAAAAGGCCAGTGACTATAAGCTGGAAGAGGAAACAGCCGCCGAACTGGAAGACCTGATCAGCAAATTATCAGCAGAACATAACAGCGACAAACCTTACCGCGCAGAAATGATGCGCCGTTACCTGAAAATTTTCTTTGTACATATCGCGCGGGAGCAGGCAGGCAATCATACCACAGAAACCTATGCGATCAATAATCGTTTGGCGGATAAGTTCATCAGCCTTCTCGACAAACACTATGCTACCACCAAAACGGTGGCCGAATACGCAGCGATGTTGTTCGTGACGCCTAACTATCTCAGCTGGACGGTGAAGAAATCTACAGGCTTCTCTGCCCGTCATCATATCCGCGAACGCATCATCCAGGAAGCACAGTGCAAAGCCGCCAGCCAGGATTGCAGCATGAAGGAAATTGCCTGGGCGCTGGGCTTTTCCGACATCGGCCACTTCTCAAAATATTTCAAAAACGCCAGCGGGACCAACTTTTCCGACTTCAAAAAGAGTCATATGGCGATGGCGTAA